The following proteins are co-located in the Sulfurospirillum deleyianum DSM 6946 genome:
- a CDS encoding FtsK/SpoIIIE family DNA translocase — MFIICLVIFLFFGVATVLPDASVVGTFGAYMGTFNRTIFGYFAFIYPFLLILPLFVLYKESYINERRIGVFLASMILSFAYLMAQSIVVSNTFQGTFGHSIVELLKSFIGILGVWLFIFAIFLLSITLLVESTIGDFLSFVKPLFTKRTPSKVVSLSKKENVSSLVHTEEISLPERIKREEEIEPINETSLNEPLIEETIPKEEEPKKSLVRLKSASKVEILSEVEENKKLLLEIDQGECDKPKDFKLPPLSFLANPPSKTVHVNESEIDQKIQDLLEKLRRFKIEGDVVRTYSGPVVTTFEFKPAPHVKVSRILTLQDDLAMALRAKTIRIQAPVPGKDVVGIEVPNHKIETIYLKEILESEIFQKSSSPLTIALGKDIVGNAFVTDLKKLPHLLVAGTTGSGKSVGINAMLLSLLYRNSPDTLRFLMIDPKMLEFSIYNDIPHLLTPVITKPKQAIVALANMVSEMERRYQLMSRSRTKNIENYNEKAKSIGVEPLPYIVIIIDELADLMMTSGKDVEFYIARLAQMARASGIHIIVATQRPSVDVVTGLIKANLPSRISFKVGQKIDSKVILDAMGADSLLGNGDMLFTPPGTSGLIRLHAPYTTEDEIDKVVEYLKKQRPVQYDESFLKESEEGFSASGGKESGELDELFEDAKAIVLNERKSSISYIQRRLNIGYNRAATIVEQLEAMGILSSQNSKGQREIIV, encoded by the coding sequence ATTTTTATTATATGTCTTGTCATTTTTCTTTTTTTTGGGGTCGCAACGGTTTTACCTGATGCATCTGTAGTAGGCACGTTTGGTGCTTATATGGGAACCTTTAATCGAACTATTTTTGGATACTTTGCTTTTATTTATCCTTTTCTTTTGATTTTACCCCTCTTTGTTTTGTATAAAGAGAGTTATATTAATGAGAGACGTATTGGTGTTTTTCTAGCTTCCATGATTCTTTCTTTTGCGTATCTCATGGCACAATCTATCGTTGTCAGCAACACCTTTCAAGGAACTTTTGGGCACTCTATTGTCGAACTTTTAAAAAGTTTTATTGGGATTTTGGGTGTTTGGTTATTTATCTTTGCTATTTTCCTTCTTTCAATTACCTTACTTGTAGAATCAACGATTGGGGATTTTCTTTCCTTTGTGAAACCTCTCTTTACGAAACGAACACCCTCTAAAGTCGTTTCTCTCTCGAAAAAAGAAAATGTTTCTTCTTTGGTACATACAGAAGAAATTTCTTTGCCAGAACGCATTAAACGTGAAGAAGAGATTGAACCCATCAATGAAACTTCGCTCAATGAGCCTTTAATTGAAGAAACTATACCTAAAGAAGAAGAACCGAAAAAAAGCCTTGTACGTCTTAAAAGTGCTTCAAAAGTTGAGATTTTAAGTGAAGTTGAGGAGAATAAAAAACTGCTCTTAGAGATTGATCAAGGTGAGTGTGACAAACCTAAAGATTTCAAACTTCCACCCCTCTCATTTTTAGCTAATCCTCCAAGTAAAACCGTTCATGTCAATGAGAGTGAAATCGATCAAAAAATTCAAGATTTACTTGAAAAACTCAGACGTTTTAAAATTGAAGGCGATGTGGTACGTACCTACTCAGGTCCCGTGGTGACAACGTTTGAATTTAAACCAGCCCCTCATGTGAAAGTTTCACGCATTTTAACCCTGCAAGATGACCTTGCCATGGCACTTCGTGCGAAAACCATTCGTATTCAAGCACCGGTTCCTGGCAAAGATGTGGTGGGCATTGAAGTGCCCAATCATAAAATTGAGACGATTTATCTCAAAGAGATTTTAGAGAGTGAGATTTTCCAAAAATCTTCTTCACCACTGACGATTGCGCTCGGTAAAGACATTGTGGGCAATGCCTTTGTGACCGATTTGAAAAAGCTACCGCATTTACTGGTTGCTGGAACCACAGGAAGTGGTAAAAGTGTGGGCATTAACGCCATGTTACTCTCCTTGTTGTACCGTAATTCGCCCGATACGCTAAGATTTTTAATGATTGACCCTAAGATGCTCGAATTTTCGATTTATAATGATATTCCGCACCTTTTAACACCTGTCATTACCAAGCCCAAACAAGCGATTGTCGCTCTTGCCAATATGGTGAGTGAGATGGAGCGACGCTATCAGCTAATGAGTAGGTCACGTACTAAAAACATTGAAAATTACAATGAAAAAGCAAAAAGCATTGGGGTTGAGCCTCTGCCTTACATTGTGATTATTATTGATGAGTTAGCAGATTTGATGATGACCAGTGGTAAGGATGTGGAGTTTTACATCGCACGTTTGGCACAAATGGCACGAGCCAGTGGTATTCATATTATTGTAGCAACCCAAAGACCCTCCGTCGATGTTGTCACCGGTCTCATTAAAGCCAATCTTCCTTCACGTATCAGCTTTAAAGTAGGGCAAAAAATAGACTCAAAAGTCATCTTAGATGCGATGGGTGCGGATTCTCTTCTAGGAAATGGTGATATGCTTTTTACCCCTCCAGGTACTTCAGGGCTTATTCGTTTACACGCACCCTATACCACAGAAGATGAGATAGATAAGGTAGTAGAATACCTTAAAAAACAACGCCCTGTCCAGTACGATGAGAGCTTTTTAAAAGAGAGCGAAGAGGGATTTTCAGCTTCGGGTGGAAAAGAGAGTGGTGAGCTGGATGAGTTGTTTGAAGATGCCAAAGCCATTGTCTTAAATGAGCGAAAAAGTTCCATCTCGTATATTCAAAGACGTTTAAATATTGGGTACAATAGAGCAGCAACCATTGTTGAACAACTTGAAGCAATGGGCATTCTCTCCTCTCAAAATTCTAAGGGTCAGAGAGAAATTATTGTTTGA
- the acnB gene encoding bifunctional aconitate hydratase 2/2-methylisocitrate dehydratase — protein sequence MNFFETYNIEVNERAALGIPALPLDAKKTAEVIELLKKEEGDQAFLKELLSNRVLPGVDEAAYVKAAFLNDVAQKKLTCKAISAVEAIELLGTMLGGYNVQPLVDALSSGDTLVARAACAALKNIVLVYGSFNDIEALAKTNAYAKEVMLSWANAEWFTCKAPMPEKITVAVLKVAGETNTDDLSPASEAFTRSDIPLHANAMLVKRLPGSLEKIKELKAKGYEVAYVGDVVGTGSSRKSGINSIQWWMGREIPFVPNKKTGGLILGTTIAPIFFNTAEDSGALPIEVNVEALETGDIIDVYPLAGRVKKEGKVVGTFTLMPNTLADEYRAGGRIPLIIGRGLTSKARASLGMEPENIFAKPEQPKEQQGVGYTLAQKMVGRACGVEGVRAGMYVEPQTLTVGSQDTTGPMTRDEIKELAALGFSADLVMQSFCHTAAYPKPSDVKLHHTLPSFITSRSGVSLRAGDGVIHSWLNRMVLPDTVGTGGDSHTRFPIGISFPAGSGLVAFAAVTGSMPLNMPESVLVRFKGEMQAGITLRDLVNAIPYYAIKKGLLTVPKKNKKNIFAGRILEIEGLPKLKVEQAFELSDASAERSAAACSVALDEESVVEYLKSNVTLLESMIKAGYEDATTLQRRADKMKAWLKEPKLLKADANAQYAQIIEIDLSEIKEPILACPNDPDDVATLSEVLANPERPHKIDEVFVGSCMTNIGHYRALGEVLQGEGKVPTTLWIAPPTKMDKNQLIEEGYYAIFGNAGARIEIPGCSLCMGNQANVREGAVVFSTSTRNFDNRMGPNSKVYLGSAELAALCALLGRLPSVEEYMSLVPKKLAGKTDKVYKYLNFNLIENYELSNA from the coding sequence ATGAATTTTTTTGAAACGTATAACATTGAAGTGAATGAACGAGCCGCTTTGGGGATTCCTGCCTTACCTCTGGATGCTAAAAAAACCGCAGAAGTGATTGAGCTTCTAAAAAAAGAAGAGGGTGATCAAGCGTTTTTAAAAGAGTTGCTCTCCAACCGTGTTTTACCAGGTGTGGATGAAGCAGCGTATGTTAAAGCGGCATTTTTAAATGATGTTGCACAAAAAAAGCTTACATGTAAAGCGATTTCTGCGGTAGAAGCCATAGAACTTTTAGGTACCATGCTAGGTGGATACAATGTTCAGCCTTTGGTAGATGCTTTGAGTTCAGGCGATACGTTGGTCGCCCGTGCTGCCTGTGCTGCGCTTAAAAACATTGTTTTAGTCTATGGCTCTTTTAATGACATTGAAGCGTTAGCCAAAACCAATGCGTATGCTAAAGAAGTGATGCTCTCATGGGCAAATGCGGAATGGTTTACATGTAAAGCACCTATGCCTGAGAAGATAACCGTTGCTGTCTTAAAAGTCGCAGGTGAAACCAATACCGATGATTTAAGTCCTGCCAGTGAAGCATTCACCAGAAGCGACATTCCTCTTCATGCCAATGCCATGTTGGTGAAACGCTTGCCTGGTTCACTTGAAAAAATAAAAGAGCTTAAAGCCAAAGGGTATGAAGTGGCTTATGTGGGTGATGTTGTGGGAACTGGAAGTAGCCGAAAATCAGGCATTAACTCGATTCAATGGTGGATGGGGCGAGAGATTCCCTTCGTTCCCAATAAAAAAACAGGCGGATTGATTTTAGGAACGACCATCGCACCAATTTTTTTCAACACCGCAGAAGACAGCGGAGCGCTTCCGATTGAGGTGAATGTTGAAGCATTGGAGACGGGAGATATTATTGACGTCTATCCTCTGGCAGGCAGAGTTAAAAAAGAGGGCAAAGTGGTTGGTACGTTTACCCTGATGCCAAATACGCTTGCCGATGAGTACCGTGCGGGTGGGCGCATTCCTTTGATTATTGGACGAGGACTGACTTCAAAAGCCAGAGCCTCTTTAGGCATGGAGCCTGAGAATATTTTTGCTAAACCTGAACAACCCAAAGAGCAACAAGGGGTAGGGTATACTTTAGCGCAAAAAATGGTGGGTCGTGCGTGTGGTGTTGAGGGGGTTCGTGCAGGCATGTACGTTGAGCCTCAAACCCTCACCGTGGGGAGTCAAGACACCACGGGACCGATGACACGAGATGAAATTAAAGAGCTTGCCGCTTTGGGATTTAGCGCTGATTTGGTGATGCAGAGTTTTTGCCATACCGCTGCGTATCCAAAACCTAGTGATGTTAAACTGCATCACACCCTGCCTTCCTTTATCACCTCACGCAGTGGTGTGAGTTTACGTGCGGGGGATGGGGTCATTCACTCATGGCTTAACCGTATGGTTTTACCTGACACGGTAGGTACAGGAGGAGACAGTCATACCCGTTTTCCTATTGGTATCTCATTTCCTGCGGGTTCTGGTCTGGTGGCGTTTGCGGCTGTGACAGGAAGCATGCCTTTAAATATGCCTGAATCGGTTTTGGTTCGGTTTAAAGGTGAGATGCAAGCGGGTATTACACTTCGTGATTTGGTCAATGCCATTCCATACTATGCCATTAAAAAAGGCTTACTCACCGTTCCAAAAAAGAACAAAAAAAATATTTTTGCGGGACGCATTTTAGAGATAGAGGGACTTCCAAAACTTAAAGTAGAACAAGCATTTGAGCTTAGTGATGCTTCTGCGGAGCGCAGTGCAGCGGCGTGTAGTGTTGCTTTAGATGAAGAGAGCGTGGTGGAGTATTTAAAATCAAATGTCACGCTTTTAGAATCGATGATTAAAGCAGGATACGAGGATGCAACAACCCTTCAAAGACGTGCCGATAAGATGAAAGCATGGCTCAAAGAGCCAAAACTCTTAAAGGCAGATGCAAACGCACAGTATGCGCAGATTATTGAGATTGATTTGAGTGAGATAAAAGAGCCAATTTTAGCATGCCCCAATGACCCTGATGATGTGGCAACACTCAGTGAAGTGTTAGCCAATCCTGAGCGCCCCCATAAGATTGATGAAGTCTTTGTGGGCAGTTGTATGACCAATATTGGGCATTATAGAGCGTTAGGTGAAGTGTTGCAAGGTGAGGGAAAAGTTCCTACCACGCTTTGGATAGCACCACCGACAAAAATGGATAAAAATCAGCTCATCGAAGAGGGATATTATGCTATTTTTGGTAATGCGGGTGCTCGCATTGAAATTCCTGGTTGTTCACTCTGTATGGGCAATCAAGCCAATGTCCGTGAGGGAGCGGTTGTTTTTTCAACCTCGACTCGAAACTTTGATAACCGCATGGGACCCAACTCCAAAGTCTATTTAGGCAGTGCTGAACTTGCAGCACTGTGTGCGCTTTTAGGACGCCTTCCAAGCGTAGAAGAGTATATGAGCTTAGTGCCAAAAAAATTAGCGGGTAAAACCGATAAAGTCTATAAATATCTCAATTTTAATCTGATTGAGAACTACGAACTTTCTAACGCCTAA
- a CDS encoding FKBP-type peptidyl-prolyl cis-trans isomerase encodes MTIAKNCMVTLDYTLFDTHNALIDSGANPLIYLHGGYGDVFESIEKALEGKRVGDSIHLELSPKDSFGERQEALVLVEDRALFDEAIAVGDEMEMVFGEGEEDEMMMSYTITHIDEDKVVLDANHSLAGMSVVFDGTVIGVREATSEEIEQRLPHQVESLHVKPL; translated from the coding sequence TTGACTATTGCTAAAAATTGTATGGTAACTTTAGATTACACCCTTTTTGACACTCATAACGCTCTTATTGATAGCGGTGCCAACCCTTTAATTTATCTGCATGGTGGATACGGTGATGTTTTTGAAAGCATTGAAAAAGCGCTTGAGGGCAAACGTGTTGGGGATAGTATTCACCTCGAATTAAGCCCAAAAGACTCTTTTGGTGAGCGTCAAGAAGCGTTGGTTTTAGTCGAAGATAGAGCCCTTTTTGATGAAGCCATTGCCGTGGGTGATGAGATGGAAATGGTCTTTGGTGAGGGTGAAGAGGACGAAATGATGATGAGCTATACCATTACGCATATTGATGAGGATAAAGTAGTCTTAGATGCCAATCACTCCTTAGCAGGTATGAGTGTTGTTTTTGATGGTACGGTGATTGGGGTGCGTGAAGCCACCAGCGAAGAGATAGAGCAAAGACTCCCCCATCAGGTTGAGTCTTTACATGTAAAACCTCTTTAA